One window of the Allorhizobium ampelinum S4 genome contains the following:
- a CDS encoding FadR/GntR family transcriptional regulator: MRPLQKTNLADGAAERIRNALSRGTWRVGEKLPNEQGLSEALHVSRGTIREAVRVLVAQGLLETRQGSGTYVIKDRITPEPLDLARRTSLRDRLEARLALDVEGARLAAIRARPATIRQLHALLDQRGHSGADPDRNAFIARDLAFHRAVIAASENAAMLELYEFFTRSITQTIEATTGGLLPEPDLDAHRAIVDAIASGDPGQADSAVRAFMQPVLIFLDDIASTESLNR, encoded by the coding sequence ATGAGACCTCTGCAAAAAACCAATCTGGCCGATGGGGCCGCCGAACGTATTCGAAACGCGCTTAGCCGTGGGACGTGGCGGGTCGGCGAAAAATTGCCGAACGAGCAAGGCCTGTCTGAAGCGCTGCATGTCAGCCGGGGCACGATCCGCGAAGCCGTGCGGGTTCTGGTGGCGCAGGGCCTGCTGGAAACCCGCCAGGGCTCCGGCACCTATGTGATCAAAGACCGCATCACCCCCGAACCGCTGGACCTTGCCCGCCGCACCAGCCTGCGCGACCGGCTGGAGGCCCGGCTGGCACTGGATGTCGAGGGGGCAAGGCTGGCCGCCATCAGGGCGAGACCGGCCACCATCAGGCAATTACACGCCCTGCTGGATCAGCGTGGCCATTCCGGTGCTGATCCCGACCGTAACGCTTTTATCGCTCGCGATCTGGCCTTTCACCGGGCGGTGATCGCCGCATCGGAAAACGCCGCCATGCTGGAGCTTTACGAGTTTTTCACCCGCTCGATTACCCAGACCATTGAGGCGACCACCGGCGGCCTGCTGCCGGAACCGGACCTTGACGCCCACCGCGCCATTGTCGATGCCATTGCCAGCGGCGATCCAGGCCAAGCAGACAGTGCGGTGCGCGCCTTCATGCAGCCGGTGCTTATCTTTCTCGATGACATTGCCTCCACTGAAAGCCTTAACCGATGA
- a CDS encoding CynX/NimT family MFS transporter: protein MTNAHPKLDLGDELLIDAQAEDAPLPPQASGRSPLSRIVLGISLVLIAFNLRPLFSSASTLLPEIRDQLGLSVLGASLLTTLPVVCLGVFSPLAPRLGDRYGAEKTLLAVMAFLAIGTALRGFSSLPTLFFGTALAGACIAVGNVLLPGLVKRDFPDRAALMTGFYTMALCGGAAAAAGLTLPIEAASGGSLAIGLAAWALPAAVVFLLFLPQAFSSHAARPGFKTDVKGLWRDRLAWNVTLYTGLQSALAYCVFGWLVPILRERGLDGVTAGAVVSVSVMVQAAACIVAPQLAVRGRNQSLVNATVAILAVIALIGLLFAPLSTLWIWAVLQGIGQGGLIALAMTAIVLRSGSPQIAAHLSGMAQCIGYCLAAIGPLLVGLIRGFTGSFAWAALLFAALGLGATWNGWRAGRDLRVDVVIDEKPH from the coding sequence ATGACGAATGCCCATCCCAAGCTTGATCTTGGCGACGAATTGCTGATTGATGCGCAGGCCGAAGACGCCCCTCTCCCGCCGCAGGCATCAGGCCGGTCGCCTCTGTCGCGCATCGTTCTGGGCATCAGCCTCGTGTTGATTGCCTTCAACCTGCGCCCGTTGTTTTCCAGCGCCTCGACACTGCTGCCGGAAATACGCGATCAATTGGGTCTCTCCGTGCTGGGTGCCAGCCTGCTCACCACCTTGCCGGTGGTTTGCCTTGGGGTCTTCTCACCCTTGGCGCCCAGACTTGGCGACCGCTACGGCGCGGAAAAGACCCTGTTGGCCGTCATGGCGTTTCTGGCCATCGGCACCGCCTTGCGCGGCTTTTCCAGCCTTCCCACCTTGTTTTTCGGCACAGCGCTTGCCGGTGCCTGCATTGCGGTCGGAAATGTGCTGCTCCCGGGATTGGTGAAACGTGATTTCCCTGATCGGGCCGCGTTGATGACCGGCTTTTACACCATGGCGCTCTGTGGTGGCGCGGCGGCTGCCGCCGGGCTGACCCTGCCGATCGAGGCGGCCAGCGGCGGTTCGCTGGCCATCGGCCTTGCCGCCTGGGCACTTCCGGCTGCCGTGGTGTTCCTGCTGTTTCTGCCGCAGGCCTTTTCCAGTCATGCGGCAAGGCCGGGTTTCAAAACCGACGTGAAAGGCCTTTGGCGTGACCGGCTGGCCTGGAACGTGACGCTTTATACCGGGTTACAATCGGCGCTGGCCTATTGCGTCTTTGGTTGGCTGGTGCCGATCCTGCGCGAACGTGGGCTGGATGGGGTAACGGCAGGCGCGGTCGTCTCGGTCTCGGTCATGGTGCAGGCGGCGGCCTGTATTGTCGCGCCGCAGCTTGCCGTTCGGGGCAGGAACCAAAGCCTCGTCAATGCCACTGTAGCCATTCTCGCGGTCATCGCGCTGATCGGTCTGTTGTTTGCGCCGCTTTCCACCCTGTGGATCTGGGCCGTTCTGCAAGGCATCGGTCAGGGTGGCCTGATTGCACTGGCCATGACCGCCATCGTGCTGCGCTCCGGCAGCCCGCAGATTGCCGCCCATCTCTCCGGCATGGCGCAATGCATTGGCTATTGTCTGGCCGCCATTGGCCCGCTGCTTGTCGGGCTGATCCGTGGCTTCACGGGCAGTTTCGCCTGGGCCGCGCTGCTGTTTGCCGCGCTCGGCCTTGGCGCGACCTGGAATGGCTGGCGGGCAGGCCGCGATCTGCGGGTCGATGTGGTGATCGACGAAAAACCTCATTGA
- a CDS encoding YbaN family protein has product MRLILLGLGWFFVALGIVGIFLPVLPTTPFIILAAALFARSSPRFEQWLLDHPRFGQPLLDWRRQGAISRRAKVAAVLAMAVSFAVMWFFSSAPLYVRVGTGIILLCSAAFVVTRPAPKQ; this is encoded by the coding sequence ATGCGGCTGATATTGCTGGGCTTGGGCTGGTTTTTCGTCGCGCTGGGCATTGTCGGCATTTTCCTTCCAGTGCTACCGACCACGCCGTTCATTATCCTTGCCGCCGCCCTGTTTGCTCGCTCCTCGCCGCGCTTTGAGCAATGGCTGCTCGACCATCCCCGTTTCGGCCAGCCGCTCCTGGACTGGCGCCGCCAAGGTGCAATCTCGCGGCGCGCCAAGGTCGCCGCCGTCCTGGCGATGGCCGTCAGCTTTGCCGTGATGTGGTTCTTCTCATCCGCACCGCTTTACGTGCGCGTTGGTACCGGGATCATCCTACTCTGCTCGGCGGCTTTTGTCGTCACCCGGCCTGCGCCGAAACAGTAA
- a CDS encoding DMT family transporter gives MLAGMLMFALNDAMAKALVAHYGLGQVVVLRSVAALLILLPFLVRGGFAPILSVERPWMQLARVTCSTVEIIGFYYAVSYLPLADVMTYWLAAPIYVAACAPFLLGEKLGWRRITAIVVGFIGVIITLEPSRAMFSAPALISIIGSAAFAFMMLSGRSLRATPDKLLVLFQVTAALVGGLFFAPFDWVEIGSATDIVMLGLLGIVAMAAHMLVNRALKISDAAAVAPLQYTLLLWAVLFGWLFFGDVPRTGMVIGAALIIGSGLFIFFRERHLNKTDCVLPAVPE, from the coding sequence ATGCTGGCGGGGATGCTGATGTTTGCGCTGAACGATGCCATGGCCAAGGCGCTGGTGGCCCATTACGGGCTGGGGCAGGTCGTGGTGCTGCGCAGCGTCGCGGCGCTGCTGATCCTGCTGCCGTTTCTGGTGCGTGGTGGGTTTGCGCCTATTCTCAGCGTTGAACGGCCCTGGATGCAGCTGGCCCGGGTGACGTGCTCGACGGTGGAAATCATTGGGTTCTACTACGCCGTCAGCTATCTGCCGCTCGCCGATGTGATGACCTATTGGCTTGCCGCGCCGATCTATGTGGCCGCCTGCGCGCCGTTTCTGCTGGGGGAAAAGCTTGGCTGGCGGCGCATCACCGCCATCGTGGTCGGTTTTATCGGTGTGATCATCACGCTGGAACCGTCGCGGGCGATGTTTTCGGCACCAGCGCTGATCTCCATTATCGGCAGCGCTGCCTTTGCTTTCATGATGCTGTCCGGCCGTTCGCTGCGGGCTACGCCGGATAAGCTGCTGGTGCTGTTCCAGGTGACGGCGGCGCTGGTTGGCGGACTGTTTTTCGCGCCCTTCGATTGGGTGGAGATCGGTTCCGCCACCGATATCGTCATGCTGGGCCTGCTTGGCATCGTTGCCATGGCGGCGCATATGCTGGTCAACCGGGCGCTGAAAATATCCGATGCCGCAGCGGTTGCGCCCTTGCAATATACGCTGCTGCTCTGGGCCGTGCTGTTCGGCTGGCTGTTTTTCGGCGACGTGCCGCGCACCGGCATGGTGATCGGCGCGGCCCTGATTATCGGCTCCGGCCTGTTCATCTTCTTCCGCGAGCGGCATTTGAACAAGACCGACTGCGTGCTGCCGGCGGTGCCGGAATAG